From the Musa acuminata AAA Group cultivar baxijiao chromosome BXJ3-1, Cavendish_Baxijiao_AAA, whole genome shotgun sequence genome, the window CAGCTCCGACGCCCCCGGGGCCACCCCGGCCTCGTCGACCGACCAAAGGGCGGCGGTCGGCGGGAGGCCGAGCTCGTCGTCGGAGGCTTCTAGGAGGTACCCCAGGTCGGGCTGTCCCGCCACGGCCGACGGTTCCTGAACCAGCTGTTGATTCGGAGGCGGCGACGGCAGGGCGATCTCCTCCTCCAAGCTCTTGATAACGGAGGCGAGGTCTTGGTCCCCGGCGCCGGCGTCGTCATCGAGTATGTCGAAGAGGAGATCCGCCCGAAGACGCTTGACCTCTGGCGATTCCAACTCGTCGGCGTCCTCCTCGCGTAGGCGCTTGTGTTCACCGGAGCTCTCCATGAAGAAAATTCGATTGGGAATGGGGCTATTATGGGAAGATAAAATAAAGCGAACCAAGAAAAAGTGAGGGTACAGTGGGAAGGTTCAGGGTGTTTTGGGCAGGGCCGGGGGGGTTTGATGTGGGTGTTTATATAGGGACGAGGGTGGTGTCTAATTTTCCAGGGGCTTTTTGGCGAGAAGACCATATAACGGGCATTAACACTCAATAAaaagat encodes:
- the LOC135629714 gene encoding uncharacterized protein LOC135629714 produces the protein MESSGEHKRLREEDADELESPEVKRLRADLLFDILDDDAGAGDQDLASVIKSLEEEIALPSPPPNQQLVQEPSAVAGQPDLGYLLEASDDELGLPPTAALWSVDEAGVAPGASELGSVAEPEGGAGLGQIWGFDDAIDGYEGFGLGIRLDEREAAEDGLVLDGGLFDYGDEISGPYDLSWRPESLPAV